From Pigmentibacter ruber, a single genomic window includes:
- a CDS encoding LysR family transcriptional regulator produces the protein MQELQDIYRLQAFVTVVQEGSLSSAVNKLHITQPALSARLKLLEESLGCALLKRTARGVRLTTMGKLVYGIAVDILKRMNQLQTTVRNHLELREGFVHLGGGATAVAGVFPDAISEFRKKYPQIQFTLHEKDSATVIEALHDGSVDVGLITRNPFISSSEDPLMGLKIHGEILDTLEIIAAPENPLVQMSSSLEKQGKTLLPIHINRQPMILFESGSAIHDIIEMEFRKLGMKYRTVMTLRSTQSMIKMVEKNIGLSVVSSHSLKNEKNIHVLKVQGLRMERSILICSSQERELAPAAAEFIQVLQKIYQ, from the coding sequence GTGCAAGAGTTACAGGACATATATAGATTGCAAGCTTTTGTTACAGTTGTGCAAGAAGGATCTCTTTCATCGGCTGTTAATAAATTGCATATTACTCAACCGGCTTTATCTGCGCGGTTAAAATTACTAGAAGAAAGTTTAGGATGTGCTCTTTTAAAACGAACTGCAAGAGGGGTTCGTTTAACAACAATGGGAAAATTAGTTTACGGAATTGCAGTAGATATTCTAAAAAGAATGAATCAACTACAAACAACAGTAAGAAATCATTTAGAATTGCGTGAAGGTTTTGTTCATTTAGGTGGTGGAGCAACAGCTGTTGCTGGTGTATTTCCTGATGCAATATCTGAATTTAGAAAAAAATATCCTCAAATTCAATTTACTCTGCATGAAAAAGATTCAGCTACAGTAATTGAAGCACTTCATGATGGCTCCGTAGATGTCGGATTAATAACTAGAAATCCATTTATTTCTTCAAGTGAGGATCCTTTAATGGGTCTTAAAATTCATGGAGAAATATTAGACACTTTAGAAATTATCGCAGCTCCTGAAAATCCGTTGGTACAAATGTCTTCATCATTAGAGAAACAAGGAAAGACTTTGTTACCTATTCATATTAACAGACAGCCAATGATTTTGTTTGAAAGCGGTAGTGCAATACATGATATAATTGAAATGGAATTCAGAAAATTAGGAATGAAATATAGAACAGTAATGACTTTAAGATCTACACAAAGTATGATAAAAATGGTAGAAAAAAATATCGGCTTAAGTGTTGTAAGTTCGCACTCATTAAAAAATGAAAAAAATATCCATGTGTTAAAAGTACAGGGATTAAGAATGGAAAGATCTATTTTAATTTGTTCTTCTCAAGAACGTGAGCTTGCACCTGCAGCAGCTGAATTCATTCAGGTTTTACAAAAAATTTATCAATAA
- a CDS encoding 3'-5' exonuclease has product MVSNFQNSIFHYILNAKQSSQNSLIAIMGGMSGSRFNDSDAIDELPFVIFDFETTGLDIRTSRIIEIGAIKYINRKEVDRFSQLINPGILITDEITKVTGITNDMLIDKPNFQSILPNFHDFLRGCVGLAHNAEFDVGMLFHESNRLGISCDYTVFCTLKMARDLVKIERRNLDALARHYGLSFESRHRSIGDILVTADVFWSMLRENPAIKTIADLYPYREEMPG; this is encoded by the coding sequence ATGGTATCAAATTTTCAAAATAGTATATTTCACTATATTCTTAATGCTAAACAAAGTTCGCAAAATTCATTAATTGCAATTATGGGAGGTATGAGTGGTTCTAGGTTTAATGACTCAGATGCAATTGATGAACTACCTTTTGTTATTTTTGACTTTGAAACAACTGGTTTAGATATAAGAACTTCTCGAATTATTGAAATTGGTGCTATAAAATATATAAATCGAAAAGAGGTTGATAGATTTTCTCAATTAATTAATCCAGGTATACTTATTACTGATGAAATTACAAAAGTAACAGGAATAACAAATGATATGTTAATTGATAAACCAAATTTTCAATCTATTTTACCAAATTTTCACGATTTTTTACGCGGATGTGTGGGGTTAGCACATAATGCTGAGTTTGATGTTGGAATGTTGTTTCATGAATCGAATAGATTGGGGATATCATGTGATTATACTGTGTTTTGTACTCTAAAAATGGCAAGAGATTTAGTTAAGATTGAGCGCAGAAATCTTGACGCTTTAGCAAGACATTACGGATTAAGCTTTGAATCTAGGCACCGTTCTATTGGCGATATTCTAGTTACAGCCGATGTATTTTGGAGTATGCTTAGAGAAAATCCTGCAATTAAGACCATTGCGGATCTTTATCCTTATCGTGAGGAAATGCCAGGATAA
- a CDS encoding BamA/TamA family outer membrane protein: MLTIINFIFISKIAFAIDITFNGNYSTSYTSTYKYTRTSYGLEIGLPINRFMQIEMGESFTSDLYEYNDAYRTYVASQGTKTLPAGQLTQQIDSTDTFTNLSIGLFNYYFSPSIYGGILNRKQKTKDIYGQESNDEVPLTWDAGASLSMRITRYFHLKITYRISPSGVNSPYGNPYYDQSYWGGITLSF; this comes from the coding sequence TTGTTAACAATAATAAATTTTATATTTATCTCTAAAATAGCTTTTGCTATAGATATAACTTTTAACGGAAATTACTCTACAAGTTATACTAGTACATACAAATACACAAGAACCTCCTATGGACTTGAAATTGGCTTGCCTATAAATAGATTTATGCAAATTGAAATGGGGGAATCATTTACAAGCGATTTATATGAGTACAATGACGCATACAGAACTTATGTTGCAAGCCAAGGGACTAAGACATTACCAGCTGGTCAACTAACTCAGCAAATAGATTCAACTGATACTTTTACAAATTTAAGCATAGGATTATTTAATTATTACTTTAGTCCATCTATTTACGGCGGCATATTAAATAGAAAACAAAAAACAAAAGATATATATGGACAAGAAAGTAACGATGAAGTTCCCTTAACTTGGGATGCTGGTGCTTCTTTATCAATGAGAATAACTCGCTATTTTCATTTGAAAATTACTTACCGCATATCTCCTTCAGGAGTAAACTCTCCATACGGAAATCCTTATTATGATCAATCCTATTGGGGTGGTATTACTTTAAGTTTCTAA
- a CDS encoding transporter substrate-binding domain-containing protein, translating to MRSSTNSGLRLAARSTLIKLFICAISTVILSKGNAAEKSILDTIKKDGVLRVCAESGYLPLEMKTASGKWLGFDPDMMEAFAKTLNVKLLMLDTKWDGIIPSLLTAKCDMIASSMAKTKERAKAVQFSDPYYDNKLLIATKDTPENRKLYKALDDFNKPNLKVAVKTGSAPDLYLQDSKALSKAQIMRFDADADTLNAVLGGRAAAFIYDTPYVKLAALNNPGKIYIVPNGFSGDQFAVAMRKKDQDLLITFNKFLADWKKNGGYAKAVKYYFEGQEWMALLDK from the coding sequence ATGAGGAGCTCAACTAATTCTGGGCTACGGCTTGCAGCAAGAAGCACGCTTATAAAATTGTTTATTTGTGCCATCTCGACAGTAATACTTTCAAAAGGAAATGCTGCTGAGAAGTCAATACTGGATACCATTAAGAAAGATGGTGTTTTACGTGTGTGTGCTGAATCAGGGTATTTGCCGTTGGAGATGAAAACTGCATCTGGCAAATGGTTAGGATTTGATCCCGATATGATGGAAGCATTTGCGAAGACATTAAATGTAAAATTATTGATGCTGGACACAAAGTGGGATGGTATTATTCCTTCATTATTAACTGCAAAATGTGATATGATAGCCTCATCTATGGCTAAAACTAAAGAGAGAGCTAAAGCGGTTCAATTCAGCGATCCTTACTACGATAATAAATTACTTATAGCTACAAAAGACACTCCTGAAAATAGAAAGCTTTACAAAGCATTAGATGATTTTAATAAACCAAATTTAAAAGTTGCAGTTAAAACAGGATCTGCTCCTGATTTATATCTTCAAGATTCTAAGGCTTTAAGTAAAGCACAAATTATGCGCTTCGATGCCGATGCTGATACTTTAAACGCAGTTTTAGGAGGAAGAGCTGCCGCTTTTATTTATGATACTCCTTATGTGAAACTCGCTGCATTAAATAACCCAGGAAAAATCTATATTGTTCCAAATGGATTTAGTGGTGACCAATTTGCTGTGGCAATGCGTAAAAAAGATCAAGATTTATTGATTACCTTCAATAAGTTTTTAGCTGACTGGAAAAAAAATGGTGGTTATGCTAAGGCGGTCAAGTATTATTTCGAAGGTCAAGAGTGGATGGCTCTTCTAGATAAGTAG
- a CDS encoding amino acid ABC transporter permease, protein MPDKKIPLYYSLLSIFVISLLFYILVRSFLELDYSWDFTNLLPYIWLPSSEGGGPGLFLKGLWITIKMSFEAIVIGTILGIIFGILLTTKEKVAKFAALFYVDVFRNTPVLVQLYVAYFIVGSAFNLSGAVAGVLTMSLFCSAYVAEIFRGTIVNFEKGQIDAAKALGLSPLQIARKVIAPQALRNMLPPLIGQFVSLIKDSSLLSVVAIPELTKEAQNAVTVTFRSFEIWFFIALLYFVVNTLVSSLGRYLEKKLSVSLKH, encoded by the coding sequence ATGCCAGATAAAAAAATACCTCTTTATTACTCCCTTTTGTCTATCTTTGTAATTTCATTGCTATTCTATATATTAGTTCGAAGTTTTCTGGAACTAGATTATAGTTGGGACTTTACAAATTTACTACCCTATATTTGGCTTCCAAGTTCTGAAGGAGGAGGACCTGGTCTTTTTCTAAAAGGATTGTGGATAACAATCAAAATGAGTTTTGAAGCTATAGTCATTGGTACTATTCTAGGAATAATTTTTGGTATACTTCTTACTACAAAAGAAAAGGTGGCAAAGTTTGCCGCTTTATTTTATGTAGACGTTTTTCGTAATACCCCTGTTCTTGTTCAATTATATGTTGCTTATTTTATAGTAGGTTCGGCTTTTAATCTGTCTGGAGCAGTTGCCGGTGTATTAACAATGAGTTTATTTTGTTCAGCTTATGTAGCTGAAATTTTTAGAGGCACTATTGTAAACTTTGAAAAAGGCCAAATTGATGCTGCAAAGGCATTAGGTCTCAGTCCTCTACAAATAGCTAGAAAAGTAATTGCTCCACAAGCACTTAGAAATATGTTGCCACCATTAATTGGCCAATTTGTTTCTTTAATTAAGGACAGCTCTCTACTCTCTGTTGTGGCAATTCCTGAACTTACAAAAGAAGCTCAAAATGCTGTAACTGTTACCTTTAGAAGCTTTGAAATTTGGTTCTTTATTGCTTTACTTTATTTCGTAGTAAATACTCTAGTTAGCTCATTAGGAAGATATCTAGAAAAGAAATTAAGTGTAAGCTTAAAACATTAA